ATTTATAGTTTTtcaaatattaagctttttttctttttaaagtcaaTGGAGCAATCTTTAAATCCTCTTCAAGCTTTTTCCACTTCTAAATGCTACTCCTCCCACACATTTTCACCTACAGAtgtcattcaaactttaaactattCACAAAAACTTCAGCTAGTAGAAAAGTATTcagctttttttatatattttacagtttgtgttatcactgtttaagtttagtgcttCTTCAGGCTTTTTCTGCGTTTTTAAGGGCTGCTCTGTGTGGGTGATGTCACAGCTACagtgcaaaagagagagaacattGCCTTAAAACTTTTTCTTTAACTTGCTCTCATGGCCACAATTCTTACTTCTCACACACCATTTATACATCAAAACCTAGATATACTTGTCTACTTTCAGCCAATGTGCTCATTTAAGCATAGGACTTATACATTTTCACATCGCTGATAtgcccacttttttttttactttatccaCAAAAATGATTCATCAATGTGTCCTCAAATGCTTTCTGGGGCTCACGGTGAGGTCATTATATTGATACCACAtattgtttaggtttttttcggGCTTCTTCAATGGGAAGTTTTCCAGGGCTCTTTCAGTTAATCTCAGAtagatatactatgacttttttatgacttcttttgacatgctatatacTGTGACTATTTTTATGATGCTTGTcatgctatgactgttttcacaTAATATCTTTTAGTGGCACAGTGGCTTAGTTGTTAGCACTGCTCCACCTAGCACTAGCAAGTAGGCAATGCAGACTCTGACCAAGgtttgattcccagtcaagGCTGGCCCTTTTCATgacgtttttttcaacatacaatactatgacatttttatgacttttttgatatactataccatgatcttttcattactttttttgacatactgtattatgactgtttttgacaaactgtactatgactttttttcaatatattctataccatgacttttatatatatatataaactatgattcttttcaacattttttactatgactttttccgacatactatactatgacttttagacatactatacattgacttttttcaacatcatTTCTTTTAGTGGCACAGTGGCTCAGTTGTTTTCACTGCTCCACCTAGCACCAGCAAGTAGGCAATACAGACTCTGACCAAGGTTCGATTCCCAGTCCAGGCTGGCCCTTTTCATGACGTTTtatcgacatacaatactatgacttttttatcacttttttcgacatactatgaccttttatgatATAcattacaattacttttttgacttcttttcaacatactatactatgaccttttcaatatactatatataatttttttatattctatactatgactttggcACTGCTCCAGCAAGTAGGGACTGCTGTCACTGACTCCTGGTTTGATTCCTAGTCCGGGCTGGGATATTTTGTGtgaagtttgcatgttcttccagcctttctttgacatactatgactttttttgacataatatattacttatttatcacttttttcaacatactatactatgacttttttatcactttttttcaacatactaaactatgactttttaggatttgtattggcattttaggcctttatttgataggacagcttcgacagggagggggaatgacatgcagcaaacagCCGCAAGTTGGAattgaacccgcggccgctgctgcaaggactgagcctctgtacatggggatCATGCTATACCAAAAGAgctactttttcatcactttttgacttactatactatgactttttacaacattcTACAACATACTAAACTAGgactattttatgactttttttgataaactatactatgattttttcatcacttttttcaacatgctataatatgactttttatcacttcttttgacatactatgacatttcgacatatgacttttttttttttaaaccttaaaaTATTCCACTTTTGTTTAATACAGTATTgatattattaaacatttatctgaaattcatactaattaaaaccattcccacttttccaactaatCTCACTACTTTACCTTTTTCAACTTTCTATATTAAGACAATTTTGgacatactgacttttttatcactttttatacGTACTATACTTTGACTGTTTTCTAATTTTTTTGATATGCCATACCATgatattttttatgactttcgacatactgtacttggactttttcaactattactttttaatagcttttttcgaaatgctatactatgagttttttacaatcttttcaacatactatactttgacaattttggacatactatgctatgacttttttatcacttttttcaacatactatacccatgacttttttatgacttttttccaaacatactatactatttatttttcatgacttttttcaacaaactatacaatgatttttatcactttttttatatactatattatgactttttccatgaaaTATTATGCTATGACTTTATCGCTTTTTTCAATAAACCATACTAagacttttcatcacttttttttttaacatgctataatatgactttttgtcacttcttttgaTATTGGTCTTCCTGTACTTCAATCCTTTGTACTGAAACTGCTGACTGAACTTCAGCTGGTGAGAAGGACCACAGAAGATTGGATGTGATATCTGGCACAACCTTTGACTTCGCTCCTATTGCGCAGCAGGAGCTTGTCTGGTCTTTGAGGTGAACAAAGTGTGGCAGCTGGGAGTCTGTGTgagggagaaaataaaaatggactgacagattgtgtatgcatgtacagtatgcatgttCATATCAGCACAATGTAGGTGCTGGGAGTGCAGACAGGCTGGTCATGGCGGCCATCTAAGCATCTGTCTGTATATCTGTCAATCTGTCGTATGGATTCTTCTCCACTAATGCACAGgcaaatcaacacacacacattatagtaAATGTGAAGACGTGGAGTGGCTCACACACCTCCTGTCAAACGTAATTGCTTCTACTTCAGCACCTTCCAAacgcacatactgtacatgcaaaacaaaaagCTATATTAAAACCTGTTTCCAGCACATGAATGAATTACATACAGCCTGTACATAACACACAATATACACCCACCCATTAAAATCACAAAACCACAATCCCTAACATTTATACAACATGCAGCACATGCTTCTATTCTTAAAGTGAATTTTATACAATGGGAGCCTGGCATTTCTGTaacatctgtgtgtgcgtgtgtctgtgtgtgtgtacacatgtcaCTTTCTCATCATCTGTAGGTCCAGACAGTGCTACACGGTTCCCCACTTCCTTCCACTTCACTGGGCCCCCACCCCCTaatacattaacacacacatacacacacagtctcatgGCCAGTTTCTCAGACACAAAGGAATATTAATGTACAGTACACTGTctcatatattttttaaagggtCAGTACATCAAAATTAGAATTTGGGACCACACCAATACTGAGAGAAGTAGATAGATAAGATATTGCACTTCTGGATATGAGCATGGACATGAggatatatgcatatatatatataaataaaagcttAGAAAACAGCAAACGTGGTGACAAACTGTTTATTTGCCTTAACAACACACTCCTTTAAGGTTAATTTGGATTCAACTTGAACTTTAAAATAAACTccaaatagaaaaaaagcacagaatTCCATTAATTAatcaccattttttttattatgtacaCAATATAGAATTTAACATTGTTAAACAGTGTAAAAGCTCAAATTTATAGTTTGGACACTGAACTTTCTCTTAATTCTGTAACGAAAATACTTACTAGACACCTAAATTAAAACGTAAATATTgattactgtgtgtttgtgcacctGTATTCAAGCCTGAATGAGAAGCTTGTCTCCCACATGAAAAAGCACTTAAGCAGTGTAAACACACGCTGTGGAAGAAAAAGTGTTCAACCTGTTTAACAGCATCAAATATTCAGTAGGTAAAATAACTACACTTTGTCTGAGGCACATCATCTTCAGAGGTTGTATTAAAGTAAAAGGAACAGGCAAGTTGAAATTTGCAATTCCCCTTAGTTACTGAAAGCTCTTTATAATGTTTAATGGAGAATTTAactgattttcattttcatcgtCACATTTTATTCTTTTCCACTATGGGGCTGTTCTGTGTGAGatgcttctctctctcgctttacccctcctcctcctcaccccatCTGTCACATCCAGTCAGTCAGCCTCACCCTTCCCCTTTAGCTCCTGTACTCATCGCCGCAGTCCCCGATGAGCACCGTGAGGTCCCTGGAGCGTTGTATCACTGCTTTGATGGCGGCGAGATCTTCCCCCGTCAGTTTCAGGTCAGGGCTGCAGCTACGCAGACTGTCACTGATGTGTTGCCCCGCCCCTGCGACGCCTAGCCGACAGCCCACAATGACCCCACCCACCGCGGGGCGATCCAGCACATAACGTGTTGCCacgctggccactgagcagtcGTGTCTCCTGGCAGCCGTCTCCAAGGCGACAAGAAGGTCCTGGAAAAGGCTCCAGCCACCCCAAGAGTCGATCATGTTCTTGTACTTCGAGAGGGAGGCGGTGTAGAGCTCCGCCCTGGAATTAGGCTCTGCCTTCCCCAGATAACGCTCTGAGAGTAGACCGCCAGCTGAGAGAGGACAGTGATGGAGGAAAAAGAgtggagagagggatggaggagagaTGCAgacaaaggaggaggaggagggatacAGGATTGAGGGAAAGGAGAAGTGGGAGGAGGCGCCAGGGATAAAGGGATGGAGGAAGAGAATAGATGAGATGGAAAagggcagagaggaggaggaggagggtgaagcAAGAGAAGGTGGAGAGGAAAAACAAGAAGGGAGGGGAGACAGGGCATAGATGGAGACCATTGAGGTCAGGAGGAGAATGGGATGCAGAGacggagggagaggaaggagtAACAATGATAAGAAGAGAGGATGTGTCGTCATGTCGACTGACTCCATTTTAGAAACCcaccattttacatttttacaccgAGATGGTAAATGTGCTGCTTGCATCATTAAACATGAAGTAAACCTTCTTTGTAATTGCCCTACTGGAGCAGTATTATGCATATATCTAAGTAAAtgcaaatgctaaaaaaaaaaaacaatatataaactGGATATAAATTGTAATGTGTAAACAGTATCTCACCCAGAGTGCCATAAGTGAGGAGCTGAATGTTGTTAGCCAGACAGAACTGCTCCATCTTGGCTACAGGTCGCTGGTCAATCAAAGAGTACTGAACCTGCATGGCAGACACATTAAATACATGCTTAATAGATGCACTGAAGAAGAGTCAGATAGTATTGTACATGCAGGTGGAAGCGTTACCTGGTTGCTTGAGATGCGGATGCCTCTGTTGGTGATCTCCTCCAGTCTCTGTGTGTCAAAGTTAGTAAGGGCGAGCTCTCctgaggaaaaaggaaaaaagagatTAAAGTCTTCTCAGAAAAAGAAAGTCAAGATCCCAGAAAAACAGGAATGTAAATCAAGAAACCGATccactttccttttttttgacactttggacatactatacatactgtattccCTTCAGAGAATATGTATGAATCTTTATAGGTGTGTGTgatgactatttttttttttccagtctgCTGCTCATATTGATATTCGTATGAGTTAAAAAATTATCCAATAACGACATATTCTTCCAAATAACATTTTAGGTGCAAACCTTTAAATTTACTTATGATTTGAtcagattatttattttatttatttacctttatttaaccaggaagagactcattgagattaaaaatctctttttcaagagtgtcctggccaagacaggcagcagtacaaccgcacatacatataaacacaaaatacacaaaacactgaaaacataaACCAACTGAAAAAGCAAATCCCTCAAAGTCAGCCCGAATCATAAACACATCAGGCCAAACATCtacagccagatgtggctgcctccaagtcaatcaacatcctcttaaaagTGACCAATGAGAGCAGCTCATTAAGTTTCATcgatttctgtaacttgttccaggcagagggagcagcaaactAAAACGCCTTTTTCCCCAGTtcagttctaacctttggaacagacCGAAGGAAAAGATCCTGGTAACCAAGATTGTAactatttacactgatataggTCAGAAGGTAG
This genomic interval from Sander vitreus isolate 19-12246 chromosome 7, sanVit1, whole genome shotgun sequence contains the following:
- the LOC144520685 gene encoding uncharacterized protein LOC144520685; this encodes MSPVPKVRLAGGLEICRLLNGMWQVSGSHGAVDHAKAVEAMQAYVDAGLTTFDMADIYGPAEEIFGQFNSQKCKSSGKDIPALQSLTKYVPRPGPMDRKVVVKALQRSMTRMQVDSLDCVQFHWWDYRDKRYLDALGHLSDLQQEGLIRELALTNFDTQRLEEITNRGIRISSNQVQYSLIDQRPVAKMEQFCLANNIQLLTYGTLAGGLLSERYLGKAEPNSRAELYTASLSKYKNMIDSWGGWSLFQDLLVALETAARRHDCSVASVATRYVLDRPAVGGVIVGCRLGVAGAGQHISDSLRSCSPDLKLTGEDLAAIKAVIQRSRDLTVLIGDCGDEYRS